The Vigna unguiculata cultivar IT97K-499-35 chromosome 11, ASM411807v1, whole genome shotgun sequence genomic sequence CAAGAAAATGATCAGGTTTATGCTGAATTGAAAGGTCAATTCACTCgttacactacaagaaaatgttttattagtaaccaattttagtgactaaaagttgttagtcactatggtgaccaatttagataccaatttacaaaattaaaatttattggttactaaaatagtcactaatataaataaaaaattataattggtcactaaatttgtcactaattaattaaagagcaatttagtaactaagttattttggtagccaaaacttaggtagctaatttttagtgaccagttttctttggtagccaaaactatggtagctaattttaaaaaccaatttagtgatcaattataattttttattcataatagtaaatattttagtaatcaataatttttttactttgtaaacttgtatctaaattagtaattatagtaactaacaattttttgtcactaaaattggttactaatgaagcattttcttgtagtgttacaACATATACTCCTGACATTGCTCCCTCTTGCCCTACAAGTCCTTTGACAGGTTGTATTCAACCTAACACAATCTCAACCACAGCCTGCACTTGCCTAGCCTACACAAGTCCAACCAAGTCTAGTGCATCCCAGCCAAGTGCAGCCCAGCCAAGTGCAACCCAACCCAATTCTAGACCCTGAAGACCCTGCTATTTCTAATGACTATATAGATTATTAGGGTTTCTAACTTATGACATTTATGTTTAGAATTAATGCACCTTGGATATTGTCACTAATTAGTAGTAGTTTTATGTTTGATTGTGTACACTGAATTTGGAAGTTTATTGTTGGATATTTGGTATGAATTTCTGTAATTGGAAGGTATCTATATGTTGGAATGTTTATGGAGGTTTGATTGTGTGTGgtaaatgagaaaataaaactgATTTTGCAGTCACAATTGACTTTATCGAAGGATTTATGGATGgatatatccgtcggtaatgatGTAGTACAATTACCAACAAATAAATTGGTCGGTAAACTAACATGTTCATGCACCCTTTACCAAAGGAATTGTCGATGGACAGTCTTTCGATAATTATCGACAAATGTCAactgtcggtaattaccgacaaaAATGTCTGTTAGTAATTATCAACAGACAGAATAtccattaataaatattacatacTAACGTCTTACCGATGAATTTTTTACCGTTAAAATTTTAtcgataaaataaaatttttattagatattgtCCATTACAGACGAAATTTGACCGTCGATAATCAATATTCTTTTAGTGTTGGTATTACAATCttattagaaattttaaatGCTGGATAGTCGCGGAGGATTCTCTGATATGTTATAATGATTGTACAAAATATTCTTCgctttatattttgttacaaatcttattatatatttcaaatagaGTGTTTTTTTTGGAGGAtatgaatcaaatatttgaatagGATCTCAGCGTATCCATGCTAGATTGCACATCCTTATTTTATACCAATATATTTCTTTACTAATTAACTTATCCTAAAAGATTAATTTCACGTGCTCAAATATTTCCTCGCTTTATTAAGAAACATACAAAATGTTCAATTATTACACTATTATTATAATCACGGAGATGTCTCCATTAacccaaaaatttaaaagtaaaaaaagtctATCTATCGCCAAAAACATCATTATAGCAACTAACTCCAATTGTCTTTAGCATGAATTACATAATGCTAATAAACAAATGATCCAAAGATTTGATCTAACGAGGTAATTTGTCGGATCAAACGTAAGAACtgaagtaatttaaaaatacttaccGGTTAACAACactctaaatataaatataaaattaattaattgcatCTTCAACAACTccttataaaatatagatttaatccatatataacagttgaatttgatatttttatcaattaaataattacagtacatttcatataatatctatattctaaaaatttattctattattatgtttttgtcaAAAGACacaataatttttgaaaaaaacacaattaacaCCATGACTTTTCAAGATGaatcatttttattgtttgaaaCATGTTGCTCAATAAGAACAAATGTTccagaaatatttatttaaaatatatatcacaTCACACAtctttttcacattttcaaACATTATTGCTATGGATAAACCTCTATGAGAGACTTGAAACCTAGAACTGGAGTTATCTTATAGTGACTAAAGCCTGCAGAAAAAAACAAGTTGGCCCAATCTTTCTGATTTCTCTCTTTTCCAGTAACCAACACCATCATCTCCATATCATAGTAGAGCTTTGTTTGATCCAATTCACTGTCTCCTTTCTCGTTTCCTATCACAACGTCTATGATAATCACTTTTCCTTTATCTTTCTTTTCGATTGCCTCCTTACATCTCTTCAGGATTTTCAAGCATTCCTCATCGTTCCAGTTGTGCATTATTGTCTACATCACAGTTAAATTACAATcacattaaatgttaattttccatTTAGTAAAAATTACATGTTGATTGTCTAACAAAAATCAACCATTCTGATGTAATTTCGTTAAGAGATTACTAGAACGGCCAGATTTGGAAATGATTACAATAGGTAAATTGTGTTTGAATTTGCAACTTTTACGTACAAGACACAACTTTAActttgtgacaaaaatattcatgaatcttgattattgttttaacttttgaatCTCAATCGTCTATCTAGACCaactcattttaattatttgtcatcggcctatttatatttttgttcgGATTGACATGTCTCGACTTTTAATTTAGGATGACTTGTCTTGACTTTTGATTTAGATTGATCTATCTCGACCTTTAATTCACATTGATCCGTTTTACTATTCAACTTGAGACGATTCGGTTCAAACTTTGACCCAAGTTAAAAGTgttgtttttaagaattaattaaaaatcttcGTAGTGAGATCAAGTCCACCTAGACCCTAAACTACTTCACTGGGGAGTTTGGAGATGTGACTTTTTTTTCTACCTCGTTGGAGAGTCTCCTAAAATTGACTTATTTAAAGGTGGGTTAAGACGACCCATGGATCAAACATCATATTGAAAAATCTAGTTGAAGAAGTAAATCTATCGACCAACTTAATGCCTAGATAAAGAATTAGATAATATTTACCTTGAGCATGATGGAATGAGCAGAAGGGATTGCTTGAAACATGTCCCCTCCAACATATTCGATGTTATCCGTTCCTTGCAAGCCATGAACGACATGTGGAAGATCAAAAACAATACACTTCAAGTGTGGAAAAGACTTGGCAATGGCCTTAGCCATGGTTCCTGTTCCTCCCCCAACATCAACCAAAGACTCTAATCCTTCCAACACTCCCTTGCACTTCTCAATCATCACACTGGAAATCAATCGAGTGTCATTGGTCATGGCATCATTGAAAAGGTGATTGAGTTTGGGCTCACGGCTCGCATAGTCCCAAAAACTCATCCCATTATGTGCGTGAAATGGTGTGGGCTCATCATTTGTGAACCAAGTGGAGAACTGAAACCATGGATTCACCAAAATTGGATCAAGTATGACTTGTGGCAAACATGTCATACTAAAGGGATGCTCCTTAAGGAGTAGTGCAGATGCATCAGTTAAAGCATAACTCActtctttcttttcatcatcatcatcagtgACACTGTTTTGAGAGATAAAACCAGATTGGACCAATATTTGCATCAAACGGGAAACAAAGCAAGCCTTGGAAGGGTGAATTGGAAGTGAAGCAATGAGTTGTGAGAGTGGCATAGGTTGGCCATAGTTGTGTATGACATCAGGTATGCACAAATCAATTGCACATTTAAGGGACATAGAGTTTATGAAACCAAAAGTTTGGTTAAATATGTGGGTTTGAGCTTGGAGTAGCTTGGAAGAATGATCTTCGTTCCCaaaactcatttttaatgatttgTGATTAGCAACATCAAATTGTGCGTGAAAGATTATAAACTTCATCcataaatttataatcttgTCGTGTGCACTGTTGCTGTactaaaataagaatataataccATTACCTTTAAATATTGCAGATTCTACCGACATCTTCATATGACCATAATCTTACTGATGTGGAAATTAActatataatactaatattcACTTCCCTtgcttgtaacatgttttttcTTGACACAAtagattcaaaattttaaaataaaatatatgttggaCTAGTCTATTTTAACGATATTCattaaactataattaatatttaatcctatatttaaaaaatgtataaattttgatgTAAAAAATGGATTAGAGATATATAAGTGAATGTAACTTTTATcttacaaattgattttataatatcaaattagacttaaaatttaagCTTCACAATTTTATAGTgattaaagttattaatatttttttaaaaaaaagcatGCGAGTAACTCATCGGATTAGAATGGACCCACATACTTTGTGATTTCGAATAAACTTTAACCAATACAGATGTCTGTATTCAAAAGAATATGCTACTAGCATTTctttaaattaacttaaaaactttttatgaaaatgtggatttattttaatttgttcctTCATCAGTGTTATCaataagtttattaaaatacaaaacatatattaaagcttttacattaataaaaaaacaaaaataagataaaaacaaacTAGGCTGTCTTTCACTTAAAGTTGTTTGTTGAATTAAATCCAGAAGTATCTTAGTGACCCATTTCCACTATAATATGTCTCAACTGCTCTGCCATTCATTTTTAAGAGATATGCCTTAACTGCTCCCCATCTTGGCTCTTTCATTAAGCTAAATTATTTCGTCTGTACCCAACCAAATTCATCGTACGATTGACAGAGATTGTTCACATTATACTGTTCATGTTTTTTTCCCAAAGATTTCTTAATACCTAAATAagattttgaagaaaatattaGAGTGTTCGTCATCTACTTAAGAAATTGGGATTCAAGGCTGACAGAGAAAAACGAGAGAAACTTGGACAATGAGTGTGATTGTGACGtcctaattaattttttttctttatttgagaAAATTACAACACCTTCgttatttatcaaaatatttcacatttttttcacAAAGCTAATATTTTACATAAGTACACACCATAATTATGCATGTAACATGATCGACTTATATTACATTCATCATATTTATTTCCTTCCTAACATTTTTACAagtttattcttatttttttattttttctttagagTTTGCTAGTCTTTTAGCAGTGTAAAAAGGACACTCAAACAATCGTGGCAGCTGATGGAAGTTTTAATACAAATGTAAATAAACTTTTTTGCCGGAATGTTTTATGTGAATGGATGAGAATGATTGTtccaatttatattattattatgaccTTCTCTTATAGAACTATACTCAGTCCTTTAGAGGAAAACTATTTATGTACATAAGTGTAGAAAGGTTGGAGCATCCAAATActctattatttatataatttttattgataaaaaaaatgtggcaACAATAGTAAATGTGATGATGATGGATCTTATCAGGTTGATAGGAGGCGAACCGTCGGGTAGCGACAAAATtgttaatccttcatccttttattattttgtacatctacaatcattacaaaaatatttaattttaagaggggttaaaatataatatatcgaAGGTTTTAAAAACCTCAGTTAAGTACCGaggattttttaaataatcccgtaaaatttaaattttaattaatttttcattttcattttcttttgtaatttttaatgttttagaaACATTAGTGTCTCAGGAGGTGCAGTGCTGCTTTCCTTTGTCGCATGGTCGTGTCTCAGAGgacaccagtgcaggaagggcctttggcagcgattgtttttaatattctgcaccggttcgggaaccgaagcatattagGGCGAGACCAAAAGAAcatagcttttggcctcggttaagaaccgaagccatagaggccccttctgcctcggttcaatggaacccgaggccatagaacccggccttttggcctcggttttgggtTCCACCCGAAGCCATATGGGCTCCTTCAGAAGCCCCTCTTGCCCCTTCGAAGCGATCGTTAACCCGTAGCTAAGAAcatcctcctcctcctccccgGGATCGAAGCCCTTGGGGACGCGGAACGAGAAGAAGTAGTGCGAATCATCGACTTTCACGGCGGTCTCATCCTTCGCCAGAGGCCATTGGATCTCTTCGGCGACGCGCGCGTACACGTTGACGGCGTTGTCTCCCTGCTGGAGGCAGATGACGGAAAAATCACCGCACGCAAGCTCGACGTTGTAGTCCTTATCGACAAGGTTGAGGATCGCACCGGGGATGCGGAGGAGGACCTCCTCGGTGGCCTCAGGCGGCGCGGAGGGGGAGCTAGCAGATGAGACATCCTCGAAAAAGAGGTTTTGAATGAGGTCGTTGTAGTCAATGGAGGGGTAGAGTGGGATTTGCAAAGAGGATGAGGGATTGGTATTGAGGAGAGGCGAAGGAGCATCGAGGTTAGAATCGATTACCTGAGGATAGAGAGAATTTCTTTGATTAGGGTTTTGAGAAGCCATTAACGAAGAGTGAACTTAGTTACAGTAATGGAGTGTTGAGTTATGAAAGCGCGAGAGAGAGAGCACGCGAGAGAGAGACGCGAAATGGTGGCCGGAGGAGGAGGTCGCGTGGTGGTTGCACTGGCCGGAGGACGTCGACGGTGGATGGAGGGTGTGGTGCAGCGGAGAGAGGCAGcggggagagagagagagttgcaGGCTGGCGCGGGGAGGAAGAAGAGGGTTCGCGatttttgaaccctaaataaaccctatggcttcggttgttagaagaaccgaagccattgacCCCTTTTGGCACTGGTTCgccttggaccgaggcctataccctgacttccagccactttttggcttcgggtcctgaTGGACCGAGGCCTAAACacctctttggcaccggttttgagcgaaccgcGGCCTATACCCATCTTTGGCTTCaggtatttggagaaccgaggcctaaaacttggctgtaattacaaaaatgccaccgcgccattatatgcttcggttcctggccaaccgaggcatataaggcgaggtaaaataggaattctgcactagtgggAGAAGATCGTTCTCCACTCTCCACCACCGATGCACATCCTTCTCTACCGTTCTTCCTCACTGTCTCGTGGAAACTTCTATGTAATGAAGCTTGAG encodes the following:
- the LOC114170317 gene encoding protein EARLY-RESPONSIVE TO DEHYDRATION 7, chloroplastic-like translates to MASQNPNQRNSLYPQVIDSNLDAPSPLLNTNPSSSLQIPLYPSIDYNDLIQNLFFEDVSSASSPSAPPEATEEVLLRIPGAILNLVDKDYNVELACGDFSVICLQQGDNAVNVYARVAEEIQWPLAKDETAVKVDDSHYFFSFRVPKGFDPGEEEEDVLSYGLTIASKGQEGLLKEPIWLRYNVNNLCQSYDEFGWVQTK
- the LOC114169547 gene encoding probable O-methyltransferase 3, yielding MSFGNEDHSSKLLQAQTHIFNQTFGFINSMSLKCAIDLCIPDVIHNYGQPMPLSQLIASLPIHPSKACFVSRLMQILVQSGFISQNSVTDDDDEKKEVSYALTDASALLLKEHPFSMTCLPQVILDPILVNPWFQFSTWFTNDEPTPFHAHNGMSFWDYASREPKLNHLFNDAMTNDTRLISSVMIEKCKGVLEGLESLVDVGGGTGTMAKAIAKSFPHLKCIVFDLPHVVHGLQGTDNIEYVGGDMFQAIPSAHSIMLKTIMHNWNDEECLKILKRCKEAIEKKDKGKVIIIDVVIGNEKGDSELDQTKLYYDMEMMVLVTGKERNQKDWANLFFSAGFSHYKITPVLGFKSLIEVYP